A genomic segment from Aegilops tauschii subsp. strangulata cultivar AL8/78 chromosome 1, Aet v6.0, whole genome shotgun sequence encodes:
- the LOC109737886 gene encoding uncharacterized protein, with translation MFGIQPRDVSDDDFNPRRRRWSLWTTPPASMPTTSHTSRPRKGHANAYHMSVKFEDLCGFMVEGNVDDVNVLNEVRERIREQGRVWWALEASKGANWYLQPRISSNGGQGVISVTSLKLSVLTNTVTLRRLIRKGVPPALRPKVWLSVSGAAKKRSTVPETYYDELIRATEGKTTPATRQIDHDLPRTFPCHPWLNSEEGQASLRRVLVGYSFRDSEVGYCQGLNYVAALLLLVMKTEEDAFWMLAVLLENVLVSDCYTDTLSGCHVEQRVFKDLLAKKCPRIAAHLEAMGFDVSLVATEWFLCLFSKTLPSETTLRVWDVLFNEGAKVLFHVALAIFKMREDDLLRIQHIGDVIDVLQSTAHHLYEPDELLTFAFDKIGSMTTNTITKERKRHETVVMAELDQRTRRLGSLKMDA, from the exons ATGTTTGGGATCCAACCAAGGGACGTGTCAGATGACGATTTCAacccgaggaggaggaggtggtcatTGTGGACCACGCCACCTGCATCCATGCCCACCACCAGCCACACTAGCAGGCCCCGGAAGGGCCATGCCAACGCCTACCACATGTCGGTCAAGTTTGAAGATCTCTGCGGCTTCATGGTGGAGGGCAATGTGGACGATGTCAATGTGCTGAACGAGGTGAGGGAGAGGATAAGGGAGCAAGGGAGGGTGTGGTGGGCGCTGGAGGCAAGCAAGGGCGCAAACTGGTACCTCCAGCCGAGGATCTCCTCCAACGGTGGCCAGGGTGTGATTAGTGTCACGTCGCTCAAGCTATCAGTGCTCACAAATACGGTTACACTGAGGAGGCTGATCAGGAAGGGGGTGCCACCAGCGCTGAGACCGAAGGTTTGGCTGTCGGTTTCGGGTGCAGCCAAGAAACGATCGACAGTGCCTGAGACATACTATGACGAGCTGATCAGGGCCACGGAGGGGAAAACCACGCCGGCCACTCGCCAAATTGACCAT GATCTCCCTCGCACCTTCCCTTGCCATCCCTGGTTGAACAGTGAGGAAGGCCAGGCATCTCTTCGACGTGTACTTGTTGGGTACTCATTCCGTGATTCAGAAGTTGGATATTGCCAG GGTTTGAATTATGTAGCCGCTCTGTTGTTGCTCGTTATGAAGACAGAGGAAGATGCATTTTGGATGCTGGCCGTACTCTTGGAAAATGTTCTTGTCAGTGATTGTTATACTGATACTCTTTCTGGATGCCATGTTGAGCAGAGAGTATTCAAAGATCTGCTAGCTAAAAAATGCCCCAG GATTGCTGCTCATCTTGAAGCAATGGGCTTTGATGTTTCACTTGTTGCCACAGAATGGTTCTTATGTCTCTTCTCCAAAACATTGCCTTCGGAG ACAACCCTCCGGGTGTGGGATGTTCTATTCAATGAAGGAGCAAAGGTCTTGTTCCATGTCGCTCTAGCAATTTTCAAG ATGAGAGAGGACGATCTTCTACGCATCCAACATATTGGTGATGTAATTGATGTTCTGCAAAGCACTGCCCATCACCTATACGAGCCAGATGAACTGCTCACG TTTGCTTTCGATAAGATTGGCTCCATGACAACGAACACGATCACAAAAGAAAGGAAACGGCACGAGACGGTGGTCATGGCGGAGCTCGACCAAAGAACCAGACGGCTGGGGTCACTCAAGATGGATGCATGA